The Mycobacterium sp. 3519A genome contains a region encoding:
- a CDS encoding NAD-dependent epimerase/dehydratase family protein, protein MQTMRILVTGSSGHLGEGLVRALRERNRDVVGLDIRPSEWTSALGSITDTGLVREVMAGVDVVVHTATLHKPQLAFLPRQAFVDTNVSGTLTLLDAAVDAGVQAFVMSSSTTVFGDALVPRAGEPAAWIDESVVAVPKNIYGVTKAAAEDLCQLAFRNQGLPCVVLRVARFFPEPDDAPHAHEGRGDDNVKADEYASRRVALEDAVDAHLLAADRAPQLGFGHFVISATTPFEREDLPQLRTDAPPVFNRRAPMAAAAWAQRGWRFPSQLDRVYVNAKARAELGWRPRFDIETIAQMSVADGTVHTPLSRTVGSKEYVGSTYHRGTFRP, encoded by the coding sequence GTGCAGACCATGCGGATCCTGGTCACCGGAAGTTCCGGCCACCTCGGCGAGGGTCTCGTGCGCGCCCTGCGTGAGCGCAACCGCGACGTGGTCGGCCTGGACATCAGGCCATCGGAGTGGACAAGCGCCCTCGGGTCGATCACGGACACCGGCCTCGTCCGCGAGGTGATGGCCGGAGTCGACGTGGTGGTGCACACCGCGACACTGCACAAACCGCAGTTGGCGTTTCTCCCCCGCCAGGCCTTTGTCGACACCAATGTCTCAGGCACGCTGACGCTGCTTGACGCGGCGGTCGATGCGGGCGTGCAGGCTTTTGTGATGTCCTCGTCGACAACGGTTTTCGGCGACGCACTGGTTCCACGCGCCGGCGAGCCCGCAGCATGGATTGACGAGTCGGTCGTGGCCGTGCCCAAGAACATCTACGGCGTCACCAAAGCGGCTGCAGAAGATCTGTGCCAGTTGGCATTTCGTAACCAAGGACTGCCGTGTGTGGTATTGCGCGTCGCGCGCTTCTTTCCAGAGCCCGACGATGCGCCACACGCACACGAGGGGCGCGGTGACGACAACGTCAAAGCCGACGAGTACGCCTCACGCCGGGTCGCCCTCGAAGACGCGGTCGATGCGCATCTCCTCGCGGCCGACAGGGCGCCGCAACTCGGGTTCGGGCACTTTGTCATCTCGGCGACCACACCGTTCGAGCGAGAAGATCTGCCGCAGTTGAGAACTGATGCGCCCCCGGTGTTCAACCGCCGCGCGCCGATGGCCGCCGCAGCCTGGGCCCAGCGCGGGTGGCGCTTCCCGTCCCAGCTTGACCGCGTCTACGTCAACGCCAAGGCGCGAGCGGAACTGGGCTGGCGACCGCGCTTCGACATCGAGACGATAGCGCAGATGTCAGTTGCCGACGGCACCGTCCACACGCCGCTGTCGCGCACGGTCGGCTCGAAGGAGTACGTCGGCAGTACGTATCACCGCGGCACCTTCCGGCCGTGA
- a CDS encoding PE domain-containing protein — protein MADSAGMSIQPDEVADVSRHLDELADRAQRVLADEAVNLTVTPSARDEVSQRVAGTLNEVHTSFGTAADKGLGEMREVAATLRGHSDNVVAAEQDFIS, from the coding sequence ATGGCCGATAGCGCAGGGATGTCGATCCAGCCTGACGAGGTGGCCGACGTCAGCCGTCACCTCGACGAACTCGCCGACCGGGCACAGCGGGTGCTGGCCGACGAGGCGGTCAACCTGACCGTCACCCCGTCGGCGCGGGACGAGGTCTCGCAGCGGGTTGCGGGCACTCTCAACGAAGTTCACACCTCGTTCGGTACCGCAGCGGACAAGGGGTTGGGCGAGATGCGCGAAGTCGCTGCGACGCTGCGCGGCCACTCGGACAACGTCGTCGCCGCTGAACAGGACTTCATCAGCTAG
- a CDS encoding TetR/AcrR family transcriptional regulator yields MSTGYGQAVATKVARRTQAERTEATTTALVDAARALFARDGFDATSLDAVAARAGVTKGAVYHHFAGKRQLFEAVFSREVERVATPLAAAYGRKKDPWDAFAAACRAFLDECLDPGLQRIMLLDASAAIGWEQIRQLESPLLDMMELGISRAAEAGRIAPRKPGPLAHFLYGALCETAMIVARADDQRSAHRDAVVEIGRVLEGLAIG; encoded by the coding sequence ATGAGCACCGGCTATGGTCAGGCCGTGGCGACGAAGGTGGCGAGACGAACTCAGGCCGAGCGCACCGAGGCGACCACCACCGCGCTCGTCGACGCGGCCCGCGCACTGTTCGCGCGTGACGGGTTCGACGCCACCTCTCTCGACGCCGTGGCGGCCAGGGCCGGTGTGACCAAGGGTGCGGTCTACCACCACTTCGCAGGCAAGCGGCAACTGTTCGAGGCCGTCTTCAGCCGCGAGGTTGAGCGCGTCGCGACACCGCTCGCGGCCGCCTACGGACGCAAGAAGGATCCGTGGGACGCGTTCGCGGCCGCATGCCGGGCCTTCCTCGACGAATGCCTGGACCCAGGGCTGCAACGCATCATGCTGCTCGACGCCTCCGCCGCGATCGGCTGGGAGCAGATCCGCCAACTGGAGTCGCCGCTGCTGGACATGATGGAGCTGGGCATCTCGCGCGCCGCCGAAGCAGGCCGGATCGCGCCGCGCAAGCCAGGCCCACTGGCCCACTTCTTATATGGGGCGCTCTGCGAAACCGCGATGATCGTCGCCCGTGCCGACGACCAGAGGTCCGCCCATCGCGACGCGGTCGTCGAGATCGGCCGGGTCCTGGAGGGCCTGGCGATCGGCTGA
- a CDS encoding nuclear transport factor 2 family protein: protein MTSQDLTAVSQRYFAAWAARDPDAIVALHTEDTQFWTHLGAGPVRGRDAVRAAFAEIFEQFPEFTWETYRVLYGDDHWILDWALISGDIRFDCLDVVNVSPDGLVVRKDTFVDAMQLQAAVTA, encoded by the coding sequence ATGACAAGCCAAGATCTGACAGCCGTCTCGCAGCGCTACTTCGCCGCGTGGGCAGCGCGCGATCCCGACGCGATCGTCGCCCTGCACACCGAGGACACCCAGTTCTGGACGCACCTGGGCGCCGGACCCGTCCGAGGCCGCGACGCTGTGCGTGCGGCCTTCGCGGAGATCTTCGAGCAGTTCCCCGAATTCACCTGGGAGACATATCGCGTGCTGTACGGCGACGACCACTGGATCCTCGACTGGGCGCTGATCTCCGGCGACATCCGCTTCGATTGCCTCGACGTCGTCAACGTCTCACCCGACGGGCTGGTGGTGCGCAAGGACACGTTCGTCGACGCGATGCAGCTGCAGGCCGCGGTGACCGCATGA
- a CDS encoding ESX secretion-associated protein EspG produces the protein MITDDVAPLRHDVEPWFLTGFDFRCVWEALGLDHLPFPLAYRIRGRKYMYEVDADRKAALARQRADLTPNRLRILEALRFPAFMMHGFGHIEDGAGLRLYRLFAMIGTNGYCAVITQDPSDEVLFGGDIQIIGCVNVDFPQVVIEALPDYKPGVKARRQARVEDDSPEEVLRGANITASILLSGSADFTMDYELRNPQHLTLINVADDGAYLVNEGTYAFQIIPATVRNLLDTFKKVEQLQLKVAESLTTAASSRDSDGLS, from the coding sequence GTGATCACCGACGACGTAGCGCCGTTGCGCCATGACGTCGAGCCTTGGTTCCTGACCGGCTTCGACTTCAGATGTGTATGGGAGGCGCTTGGTCTGGATCATCTACCGTTCCCACTCGCGTACCGTATTCGCGGGCGAAAGTACATGTACGAGGTGGACGCCGACCGCAAGGCGGCGCTTGCCCGGCAGCGTGCCGACCTGACGCCCAACCGCCTGCGGATTCTCGAGGCACTTCGCTTCCCGGCTTTCATGATGCACGGATTCGGTCACATCGAAGATGGCGCCGGACTCCGGCTCTACCGCCTCTTCGCGATGATTGGAACAAATGGATACTGCGCTGTCATCACGCAAGATCCCAGTGACGAGGTTCTCTTCGGCGGCGATATTCAGATCATCGGTTGTGTGAACGTTGATTTTCCGCAGGTGGTCATCGAGGCGCTGCCCGACTACAAGCCAGGCGTGAAGGCTCGTCGGCAAGCGCGCGTCGAGGACGATTCGCCGGAGGAAGTCCTTCGCGGAGCGAACATAACGGCATCGATACTGCTGAGCGGGTCCGCCGACTTCACAATGGACTATGAACTTCGCAACCCACAGCACCTGACGTTGATCAACGTCGCCGATGACGGCGCCTATCTGGTGAACGAGGGAACGTACGCTTTCCAGATCATTCCCGCAACCGTCCGGAATCTACTTGACACGTTCAAGAAGGTCGAGCAGCTCCAATTGAAGGTGGCGGAATCACTCACCACCGCAGCGTCAAGCCGAGACTCAGATGGCCTTTCTTAG
- the eccA gene encoding type VII secretion AAA-ATPase EccA: MNGSTDAQRVFDAGVLSLGIPIDGLETDRDIAYAALAFKRATEYDPDMCDAWLGRAAAGEATPEVIYHLYRTSNISLFREQRRLGLAARALSGRFETGLYLDYPLSTKTEMWLAYAASMITTKDFNEAEQVLDELDKLRMSMPGGDPDSAPICAYIRGVLHFTTQRWPDVLTALSNSASFTDQYLAAGAHLMVGSACAQMGLFGEGIRRLDQAIAGPIPAARRAAEFCKGLTLREMGNEEEARVIFERIYSEEPGFEANAAALRDPKYRLIITTKEMIDSRTDRWDPASAPSAEDLMGDDLSERGNEYLRAAQEELDRQIGLADVKLQVAKLKSTAMLAKVRGDKGLNAASRTLHLAFTGPPGTGKTTIARVVAQTYCGLGLLRTPAVVEAKRSDFVGQHLGSTAIKTNALIDSAMDGVLFIDEAYTLIQTGLSGGDAFGREAVDTLLARMENDRDRLVVIIAGYDAEIDRFLASNEGLASRFPKRIRFSSYNALELADIGRLIARTRDSELSDAAYEELVAAATSLCQGESLDSTGQMRRAIDLAGNGRFVRNVIEAAEEEREYRLSESHGMNLQELDEAQLMRIELPDMQAALKQVLGMLSTN, translated from the coding sequence ATGAATGGCAGCACTGACGCCCAACGGGTGTTCGATGCCGGTGTGCTATCGCTCGGCATTCCGATTGACGGCCTTGAAACCGACCGCGACATCGCCTACGCGGCGCTGGCGTTCAAACGCGCAACCGAGTACGACCCGGACATGTGCGATGCCTGGCTGGGCCGGGCCGCCGCGGGGGAGGCCACCCCGGAAGTCATCTACCACCTGTACCGAACCAGCAACATCTCACTGTTTCGTGAGCAGCGCCGTCTGGGTCTTGCGGCGCGGGCGTTGTCGGGGCGCTTCGAGACCGGCCTGTACCTCGACTACCCGCTGAGCACCAAAACGGAGATGTGGCTTGCGTACGCAGCGAGCATGATCACCACCAAGGACTTCAACGAGGCGGAACAGGTTCTCGACGAACTGGACAAGTTACGCATGTCGATGCCAGGTGGGGACCCGGATTCGGCACCGATTTGCGCCTACATCCGTGGCGTCCTGCACTTCACCACTCAGCGCTGGCCGGATGTGCTCACCGCACTGAGCAATTCGGCGTCGTTCACCGATCAGTATCTCGCGGCCGGAGCGCATCTGATGGTGGGTTCGGCCTGCGCACAGATGGGGTTGTTCGGCGAAGGGATTCGGCGACTGGATCAGGCGATCGCGGGACCGATTCCGGCGGCGCGCCGCGCGGCCGAATTCTGCAAAGGCCTGACGTTGCGCGAGATGGGCAACGAAGAAGAAGCGCGGGTGATCTTCGAACGCATCTACAGCGAGGAACCGGGCTTCGAGGCGAACGCCGCCGCGCTGCGGGACCCGAAGTATCGGTTGATCATCACCACCAAGGAGATGATCGACTCGCGCACCGACCGGTGGGATCCGGCCAGCGCCCCCAGCGCCGAAGACCTGATGGGCGACGACCTGTCCGAGCGCGGTAACGAGTACCTTCGCGCGGCGCAAGAGGAGTTGGACCGCCAGATCGGCTTGGCGGACGTCAAACTGCAGGTGGCCAAGCTGAAGTCGACGGCGATGCTGGCCAAGGTCCGCGGCGACAAAGGACTCAACGCCGCGTCGCGCACGTTGCACCTGGCATTCACCGGCCCGCCCGGCACGGGTAAGACCACGATCGCCCGCGTCGTCGCTCAGACATATTGTGGCCTCGGACTTTTGCGCACACCGGCGGTCGTGGAGGCCAAGCGAAGCGATTTCGTCGGTCAGCACCTCGGCAGCACCGCGATAAAAACCAACGCACTGATCGACTCGGCGATGGATGGCGTGCTGTTCATCGACGAGGCATACACACTGATTCAGACGGGACTCTCCGGCGGTGACGCGTTCGGTCGCGAGGCGGTGGACACGCTGCTGGCCCGGATGGAAAACGACCGTGACCGGCTGGTCGTCATCATCGCGGGCTACGACGCCGAGATCGACCGGTTCCTCGCCTCCAACGAGGGCCTGGCGTCGCGCTTCCCGAAACGAATCCGGTTCAGCTCGTACAACGCACTCGAGCTTGCAGACATCGGCCGCCTGATCGCCCGTACCCGCGACTCCGAACTGTCGGACGCGGCCTACGAGGAACTCGTCGCGGCGGCGACCTCGCTGTGCCAAGGCGAATCACTCGATTCGACGGGACAGATGCGGCGTGCCATCGATCTGGCCGGTAACGGACGGTTCGTTCGTAACGTGATCGAGGCCGCCGAGGAGGAACGCGAATATCGGCTTTCGGAAAGCCACGGCATGAATCTGCAAGAGCTCGACGAAGCCCAACTGATGCGCATTGAACTCCCCGATATGCAGGCTGCGCTCAAGCAGGTGCTGGGCATGCTGAGCACAAACTGA
- a CDS encoding DUF3237 domain-containing protein, whose protein sequence is MTTATPVDQLPLVTALSVTHLFDMHVDLQPAQLIPTPVGARMTFITNGGVIEGPKLRGELLPGGGDWLTVGTDGTGRVDVRATLRTHDGALIHYEARGIIKIPADGVQRLAAGEVLPFADTYVRTTPTFETSDQRYAWLSELVAVGYNILSPNHIDYRVYQVL, encoded by the coding sequence ATGACCACCGCGACACCGGTCGACCAGCTGCCGCTCGTCACCGCCCTGTCCGTGACGCACTTGTTCGACATGCATGTCGATCTGCAACCCGCGCAACTGATTCCGACGCCCGTCGGCGCGCGGATGACGTTCATCACGAACGGTGGCGTGATCGAAGGGCCCAAGCTGCGCGGTGAGCTGTTGCCCGGCGGCGGCGACTGGTTGACCGTCGGCACGGACGGCACGGGACGCGTCGACGTCCGGGCCACCCTGCGCACGCACGACGGCGCGCTGATCCACTACGAAGCGCGCGGCATCATCAAGATCCCGGCCGACGGTGTACAACGGCTGGCCGCAGGCGAAGTGCTGCCGTTCGCCGACACCTACGTCCGCACCACGCCGACATTCGAAACCAGCGACCAGCGTTACGCGTGGCTGTCAGAACTGGTCGCGGTCGGGTACAACATCTTGTCGCCCAATCACATCGACTACCGGGTCTACCAGGTGCTGTGA
- a CDS encoding PPE domain-containing protein — protein sequence MGFTNVVWESRSTEQLARDLTDGPGPASVGEAGAAWIRVANEFAAISTDFDKLVTRLKTVWDSQASNAAVQRLEEFAKWLQAASLSAAGNGQRAEEAAVANTVAVLAMPSVSEAVEAKAAQDMMASLAAYNGAILTGNFAEFDEAATADQANAAAVMTQYEDAVAPLAQPWEQPVPPEVSKGNALGAERGGGSGGSGGAAGGSGAAGGGAPAVPLMPMLPNEVKSTADAKALQKTTFAAAGGSGAAGMGGTPYGPMGAMGRGGDHRGDYESTQPAATLEGAGEPGAALTDSGQAWLPAAEQNDSPFTVSNVSWGPNTAVFDELAVPDQPQPEGFAEEPAGALEQVDNGWVAPPVIGVDRELKL from the coding sequence GTGGGTTTCACCAACGTCGTCTGGGAATCGCGCAGCACGGAGCAGCTGGCGCGCGATCTGACAGACGGACCTGGACCGGCCTCGGTGGGTGAGGCCGGTGCCGCGTGGATTCGGGTGGCGAACGAATTCGCGGCTATCTCAACCGATTTCGACAAGCTCGTGACGCGGCTGAAAACCGTGTGGGACAGTCAGGCGTCCAACGCGGCGGTACAACGCCTCGAGGAGTTCGCCAAGTGGCTGCAGGCCGCCAGCCTCTCCGCGGCCGGGAACGGTCAGCGGGCCGAAGAGGCCGCGGTCGCCAACACGGTCGCGGTGCTTGCCATGCCCAGCGTGTCCGAGGCCGTGGAAGCCAAGGCGGCGCAGGACATGATGGCCTCGCTCGCGGCCTACAACGGCGCGATTCTGACCGGGAATTTCGCCGAATTCGACGAAGCGGCGACCGCCGACCAAGCCAATGCCGCGGCCGTGATGACGCAATACGAAGATGCTGTCGCGCCACTCGCCCAACCGTGGGAGCAACCGGTACCTCCCGAGGTGTCGAAGGGCAACGCGCTGGGTGCCGAGCGGGGCGGGGGCAGTGGCGGGTCCGGTGGCGCGGCGGGCGGTTCAGGTGCCGCAGGGGGCGGCGCGCCTGCGGTGCCGCTGATGCCGATGCTGCCCAACGAGGTCAAATCGACCGCCGATGCCAAGGCACTGCAGAAGACCACTTTCGCCGCTGCCGGCGGTTCAGGTGCCGCTGGAATGGGTGGCACGCCCTACGGTCCGATGGGGGCGATGGGCCGCGGCGGTGATCACCGCGGCGACTACGAATCGACGCAACCTGCCGCGACGCTCGAAGGCGCAGGCGAACCCGGTGCGGCACTGACGGATTCGGGTCAAGCGTGGCTGCCTGCTGCCGAACAGAACGATTCACCGTTCACGGTGTCCAACGTCAGTTGGGGACCGAATACCGCGGTGTTCGACGAACTCGCGGTACCCGACCAGCCGCAACCGGAAGGCTTCGCCGAGGAGCCCGCGGGCGCACTCGAGCAGGTCGACAACGGCTGGGTCGCTCCCCCGGTCATCGGGGTTGACCGGGAGTTGAAGCTGTGA
- a CDS encoding 3-oxoacyl-[acyl-carrier-protein] synthase III C-terminal domain-containing protein: MAASFHCGTLYQGEHFWPIQNSLQQSVLGRKTAGAATEIRQFCSGGLFGVMLADAVLEAGWAGDYAMVTGGDSIFYFDRYEYAANPATEGSMLGDSGFCAVLNRHAGFARILAASARSHNPSADMIRSATDHGIDDPTFPTLADWASRFEGYERRNPGAVADNAMASFRIAISTVVDCYQRAAVNPADIDWFAPSFIEPKQVTDMLAKQAGLRPTPGLHSYAARFGHLTVSDFCVNLAYLMNQKVAKSGDLIMLYSAGHFVNSAAILIRIEDEVTVPFNVAL, translated from the coding sequence ATGGCCGCCTCGTTTCACTGCGGAACCCTCTACCAAGGCGAGCACTTCTGGCCGATTCAGAATTCGCTGCAACAGTCGGTCCTCGGCCGAAAGACCGCCGGTGCGGCCACGGAAATCCGGCAGTTCTGCTCCGGCGGGCTGTTCGGCGTGATGCTCGCCGACGCGGTGCTCGAGGCGGGCTGGGCCGGCGACTACGCGATGGTGACGGGCGGCGACAGCATCTTCTATTTCGACCGTTACGAGTACGCGGCCAACCCGGCGACCGAGGGCTCGATGTTGGGCGACAGCGGTTTTTGCGCCGTGTTGAACAGACATGCAGGCTTCGCCCGAATCCTCGCCGCCTCAGCGCGTTCCCACAATCCGTCGGCCGACATGATACGCAGCGCGACTGATCACGGAATCGATGATCCGACGTTTCCGACGTTGGCGGACTGGGCCTCCCGATTCGAAGGGTACGAGCGGCGAAATCCCGGCGCGGTCGCAGACAACGCGATGGCCAGCTTTCGGATCGCGATCAGTACCGTGGTCGACTGCTATCAGCGCGCGGCCGTCAACCCCGCAGATATCGACTGGTTCGCACCGTCGTTCATCGAACCAAAACAGGTCACCGACATGCTCGCGAAGCAGGCAGGGTTGCGACCCACGCCCGGCCTGCACTCCTACGCCGCCCGTTTCGGGCACCTGACGGTGTCTGACTTCTGCGTCAATCTCGCCTACTTGATGAACCAAAAGGTAGCCAAGAGCGGCGATCTGATCATGTTGTATTCAGCGGGGCACTTCGTCAACTCGGCAGCAATCCTGATTCGCATCGAAGACGAAGTAACGGTTCCGTTCAACGTGGCACTGTGA
- a CDS encoding MinD/ParA family protein: MTQPFNEPDTAPLRVQSLHPPEETPFTSAAANRPRALAPTNSELGLVRTRPAPKKGWRKAIHRATGLNPGESAEETTHRAIVDRVNQPLRGGPFTIAVLSQKGGVGKTTTTVGLGATLAAIRGDRVIAMDANPDFGTLAQRGPDETDSTVRDVLFDDNIIRYSDMRRHTSQNSSRLEILASERDPATSEAFSAADYRGVLRVLQRFYNIILTDCGTGLVHSAMEGVLAESDMVVIVASPAIDSARSALATMDWLERQGFAHLVPGATVVFSASRQGALGLDMDKLSRHFLPSVRSLHVVPFDDHLAEGSEVDLDKLSRQTRQAFLELAAGIADGFAALGSGRVATHGRKVPR, encoded by the coding sequence ATGACGCAACCGTTTAACGAGCCCGACACCGCACCCCTGCGGGTGCAGTCGCTGCATCCGCCCGAGGAGACTCCGTTCACCAGTGCCGCCGCCAACCGGCCCCGCGCGCTGGCGCCGACCAACAGCGAGTTGGGGCTGGTGCGCACCCGACCTGCACCGAAGAAGGGATGGCGCAAGGCAATCCATCGCGCAACGGGGTTGAACCCTGGCGAATCCGCCGAGGAGACGACCCACCGGGCGATCGTCGACCGGGTCAACCAGCCGCTTCGTGGGGGACCGTTCACCATCGCGGTGTTGTCGCAGAAGGGTGGTGTCGGCAAGACCACGACCACCGTCGGCCTCGGGGCCACGCTTGCCGCGATCCGCGGAGACCGTGTCATCGCGATGGACGCCAACCCCGACTTCGGCACGCTGGCCCAGCGCGGGCCTGACGAGACCGATTCCACGGTGCGCGATGTGTTGTTCGACGACAACATCATTCGGTATTCCGATATGCGGCGGCACACCTCGCAGAACTCGAGCCGGTTGGAGATCCTGGCCTCCGAACGCGACCCGGCCACCTCAGAAGCGTTCTCCGCAGCCGACTATCGCGGCGTCCTCCGCGTGCTGCAGCGGTTCTACAACATCATCCTGACCGACTGCGGCACCGGGCTGGTGCACTCCGCCATGGAGGGGGTGCTGGCCGAATCCGACATGGTCGTCATTGTCGCGTCGCCCGCCATCGATTCGGCGCGCAGCGCGCTGGCGACCATGGATTGGCTCGAGCGGCAGGGGTTCGCACACCTGGTACCCGGCGCCACGGTGGTGTTCAGCGCATCACGGCAAGGTGCACTGGGTCTGGACATGGACAAGTTGTCCCGTCACTTCTTACCCAGTGTGCGATCGCTGCACGTCGTGCCCTTCGACGATCATCTGGCCGAGGGGTCCGAGGTCGACCTGGACAAGCTGAGCAGGCAGACCCGGCAGGCGTTTTTGGAACTCGCCGCAGGCATCGCCGACGGCTTCGCGGCGCTCGGCTCAGGGCGGGTCGCAACTCACGGCCGGAAGGTGCCGCGGTGA
- a CDS encoding nitroreductase/quinone reductase family protein, giving the protein MRRWPRGQRALGRWHARLYRITGGRVLPRWFAGAPVLVLETVGRRSGQKRATPVLYLREGDALVVLAANAGADRTPAWWLNLRQAGSGEVVVGSRRMRVRPRLLSGAERDRLWRAFVDMYPQAEYYTRFTRRTLPLIVLQPEGT; this is encoded by the coding sequence GTGCGTCGCTGGCCGCGGGGGCAGCGCGCGCTGGGTCGGTGGCATGCCCGGCTCTACCGGATCACCGGTGGGCGGGTGCTGCCACGCTGGTTCGCGGGCGCACCGGTGCTAGTGCTCGAAACCGTCGGCAGACGAAGTGGGCAGAAGCGCGCGACACCGGTGCTGTACCTGCGCGAGGGCGACGCGCTCGTCGTCCTCGCCGCGAACGCAGGCGCGGACCGGACTCCCGCCTGGTGGCTCAACCTGAGGCAGGCCGGGTCCGGCGAAGTCGTGGTCGGCAGCAGACGCATGCGGGTGCGGCCGCGGCTGTTGTCGGGCGCCGAGCGCGACCGGCTCTGGCGGGCGTTCGTCGACATGTACCCGCAGGCCGAGTACTACACCCGCTTCACCCGTCGCACGCTGCCGCTGATCGTGTTGCAACCGGAAGGCACATGA
- a CDS encoding YbaB/EbfC family nucleoid-associated protein gives MTGLADSLIARIAKQRDLVAAMDEHCQSISARVTSRDQNVSVEVDGYGAMTGLWLGPNAHTLGADGLAKLIVETAAAAAKVAADRQGFLSEEFGRRMTELQQAPLTRWDGGTFERQQT, from the coding sequence GTGACGGGACTGGCCGACTCGCTGATCGCCCGCATCGCCAAACAGCGCGACCTGGTCGCCGCGATGGACGAACACTGCCAATCCATCTCGGCGCGGGTCACCAGTCGCGACCAGAATGTCAGCGTCGAAGTCGACGGCTACGGCGCGATGACGGGGTTGTGGCTCGGTCCCAACGCCCACACGCTCGGAGCCGATGGACTCGCCAAGCTCATCGTCGAGACCGCTGCAGCGGCCGCGAAAGTCGCCGCCGACCGCCAGGGATTTCTGTCCGAAGAGTTCGGCCGCCGCATGACGGAGCTACAACAGGCACCCCTAACACGTTGGGACGGCGGCACTTTCGAGCGTCAACAGACCTGA
- a CDS encoding ESX secretion-associated protein EspG, producing MTASLSSHFVITDDEMQVIASRLGVQALPVVLALRPRHATETEMGAAIDHATRSLSERGLIADGEVTAEIVPLIRALQRPDRELAMRLVTPDGIARVAVIRHGAQCISALRVDGKVVIEAIGGQATLAQAAGALLRQLPASPAADINPVGAPLEAAADALSGTHDSALLSDRIRALGADARTAILLGSALAARQAFAEIVYYALDDAEGRISRRPTAVGVFYTKRGRIVGAPSASPSGQLWTTLKAGSDHAIRQAIGQLVELSAERWEEL from the coding sequence GTGACCGCGTCGCTGTCTTCGCATTTCGTCATCACTGATGACGAAATGCAGGTCATCGCCTCGCGACTGGGAGTCCAGGCGCTACCGGTCGTATTGGCGCTGAGGCCACGGCACGCCACCGAGACGGAGATGGGCGCCGCTATCGACCATGCCACCCGGTCACTGAGTGAGCGTGGACTGATCGCCGACGGCGAGGTGACTGCCGAGATCGTGCCGCTCATCCGGGCGCTGCAACGACCGGATCGCGAACTCGCGATGCGCCTCGTCACCCCCGACGGCATCGCCCGCGTCGCAGTGATACGCCATGGCGCACAGTGCATCTCCGCGCTTCGGGTGGACGGCAAGGTGGTCATCGAGGCGATCGGGGGCCAAGCAACCCTGGCGCAGGCGGCCGGCGCATTGCTGCGGCAACTGCCCGCCTCTCCCGCCGCCGACATCAATCCGGTCGGTGCACCGCTCGAGGCGGCCGCCGATGCCCTGTCGGGCACGCACGACTCGGCTCTGCTGTCCGACCGCATCCGCGCCCTCGGCGCCGACGCCCGCACCGCGATCCTGCTCGGATCGGCGTTGGCGGCGCGGCAGGCGTTCGCAGAGATCGTGTATTACGCCCTTGACGACGCCGAAGGCCGGATCTCCCGCCGCCCCACCGCCGTTGGTGTGTTCTACACCAAGCGTGGTCGCATCGTGGGCGCGCCGAGCGCATCACCGAGTGGCCAGTTGTGGACGACCCTCAAGGCCGGCTCCGACCATGCCATCCGGCAGGCCATCGGCCAGCTTGTCGAGCTTTCCGCCGAGAGATGGGAGGAGCTCTAG